Below is a genomic region from Rhododendron vialii isolate Sample 1 chromosome 5a, ASM3025357v1.
TCATCCCTCGGCTGGTTCAACTCGTTCGCTCTGATGGCGCCGAAACGGTATAGGCAATCTTTTATCTCTGCGATTTGCTCGGAAAGAGGAAGCCCTTCCGCAATGTCGAGGGCTGTTTTGTGGTCCCTTGTTAGGGCATTGACGTTGGTGTCACGGAGGAGTAATAGCTCGTTTACTATCTGAAGTGAAAAGAAAGATGCCTTCAAATTTGTCTTAATGTTCATATAAAACTCTAAAAAGAGGTGGTTGGAAAGAGCAATAAACCAAACCAGCTTACAAAAATGAAACAGTCCCTCCATAACCAGTCATCCATAATATCAAATAAATCTTAGGTCCAAATCGAATTTTTTTAGAAAGAAGATCTGGTCGATCCGGAATAGATTGGTTAAACATTATATTAGGGAGCCTGGTCTTGACTCTTCTGTGTGGAATTCTTTCGCGTTCGGCTCTTCGAATTACTTGTTTTGAAGTGCCTTGTCTTCAAAAAAGTGCCTTGTCTTCTATGTTTATTGAGGTTTTCTTGGTTTACATGTTTTTGGTTCCTAGATCCTTTGTTCCCATCAGAATGATCATGCATGAAGAAACAAAGCAAACTCCTAAATTTTGTACTTTTACATTATAACATGATGTTAAAATGTGATTTTGTATGATTGTTGATTAAGATGAAGGTCGAACAATATTCTTTCCAAATCTCCGTAAACCCCAAAACTCGGATGTGTACTAGCTGCTAAATCTTCTAAGTGCGATTTATGGGGTTGAGAGGTTTAACCGAGTTCATCCTCAAGGAATCAAGTTTTCAGGCTTTTACATTTGGCTAGCTGAGATGAATTTCGACCCCTAACCATAATTACCATGATTATCAAGCACCAATTGATTAAAAGCAAAACCAGCTATGTATAAAGGTTATATCAGTCCGAGCAGTGAAGAAGATAAGTTGGCTTATATCGATATTGAGGTGGCAATATGAATGAACGGTATACCTCTGACCGCTTCTTCCTGGTGGCTACATGCAATGCTGTGTTTCCAAACTTGTCTGGGAGCATCACAATGGCTGCATCTGCTTGAAGAAGCAACTTCACCACTTCACAACTAATCCCTTTGACAGCCATATGCAAAGCAGTCTGTCCTTTCTTATCAGTTCTTCTTGCCAATTGTGGATCCTTATCGAGCAATGTTTTCACAATATCCACGTGACCCTGTCTAGCAGCTAAGTGTAACGCGTTCTTCCCGTTGGACCTCGATATCTCTAGCAAGCTGGAATCTTTTGACAGTAGCTCGTTAACCACGTTTATATGCCCTCTTGAAGCTGCTGATACAAGAGGGGTGGCATTCGATTGTGCTACTGTTTTGCTTAGATCTGGGTCATGGTCTAATAGTATCTGGACAATGgctgcaaaaaaagaaaagagtcacCAAACCATGCAGGCAAACAATCTGTTAACGGAAAAAAGAATTGACCAGCTTTTCTGAATTCAGTGGCGGTTCTGATGAAGCCAGCGGCATTTACATGGTACacattcttttattttttcaaaattgacaCGCAAAGTTGACAAACATTGTGCAGTTTTCTTCACAACAATTTCAGGATTCCATATGGATCGCAAGAAACAAAGCCATGAGATAAACAAAGGATTCAAGATATACAGACCACAATGAATTGAAATGCACTTAAAGCACAACCCAAGGGGAAATAAAAGTTTGATGACTGAATTAGATAAATGACCGATGAAGCAAAGGATTCAGGATAAAGATAataatgaaacaaagtgcacATATGACACAAACGAGGGGAATCAAACTCGATAATCTTGCCCACAAATCTTCGAAAGCTAGTCGATGCCATTTTCATTGTTAACTACCAGCTCAAAATAGTGCAAGAGGAGTCAGATGATGCAGTAGTAACAAAGATGTACAGATAAACACAAAAtattgtacatacattcatatgTTCTTGCAAATATCTTGGCCACAGATTGGAGCAACTCAAGTTAAAATTCCATACAAAACCATATGAGaaagataaaatggaaaatgcgTACCACACTAGGGCAGTAGTTAATGCGCAAAAAACGCATTAATTGATATCCATGCAATTGATTGATATATATGAAAGTGTattgaaactcaatttttatttttttacttttacatcATATATGCATTATCCATTGCATAGTGGGCTATGGTTagccaaaccaacacaaaataGAAATCACTCAGTACCTTGGTGACCTTTACTAGCCGCAATATGCAACGCATCAAACCCCGACCTGTTCTTGGCCACAATCCCTTCCTTGGTGGTATACGGCAGCAGCACCTTCACGACTTCCACGTGCCCCTTCTCCGCTGCCGTGAACACCGCCGTCTCTCCTAGCTCGTTCACCTCGTTCACGATCGCTGACCGGATCTCCGCCACCTCCGCGTCGAACTCCGCCCCGCTCAGGGTCCTCACCATCTGCTCGTCAATCTCCCCCAGGATCTGCTTCACCGCCGCTACGTCCCCCCTTTGCGCCGCCAGGTGGAGCTCCGTGTCGTTGAATCGCCCGGTCACCTGCTTCACGTACTTCTTCCTTGCTGAATTCGGCTGGTCCATTCGCTTTCCGGAATTCGAGATGACCAACGATTTTTCGGAATTCGACTGGTCCATTCGTTTTCCGGAATTCGAAATTACTAGCGATTTTCCGGAATTCGATTGATCCATTCGCTTTCCGGAATTCGAAATCAACAGCGAATTTCCGGAATTCGATTGGTCCATTCGCTTCCCGGAAGTTGATATAACTAGAGCCGGAGCCTGAACCGCCCTAGGAGACGGAGAAGGCGTCGAGGTTAGTCCCATCTCGAGatccctctctcctccttctGCACAATTAAACAATGCGTTGCAGAAGAAGAGTAGTGCTATGATCACGAATGTATAGATACAGATATAGATATTGACACACATGTGTTTAGAATTGTTTGATGAACGTGAAACACGATGCACATGGAACGTGCATGCATGAACTCAAATGTCCAAATATAGATATGGACATATATGTGTTCAGAATTATTTGATACATGTGAATCTCACACAATGTACATGAAATGTGCACGCATGGACATACATGCCTAGATTTGCGTTCAGAATCACCCATGAATCGAATGTGCATGCAAACACATCTGTGTCTGAATCGGTGCCGAAAGCATTTTGCATTGTGGAAAAACGTAATGATCGGAAAAAGGAATTCAGAAATTCTAACCTAACAAACGATAATGTAGCGCATTCATCATATCTAAGATGGTGTAAGCATGCATAGAAGGTGAAATAGGGGGTACCTTCATCGATGACGGAAGTCATGTTTAAGATCGAGAAAATGAATATAGTCCTACGAATTCATTGTCTGTACGTATATATTTACGTGTGGGAAAGGCCAATTGAACCGGAAAatatagtggtggtggtggtggtggtgccgCCGTGGTGGGGTGGTGGTTTTTATACGTTCGGGGAAAGCATGGCCGCGGGGCCAACTATTTGGTGGCCATGATGATGGGCTTTTAACAACGGATCTTTTGTGCATGGAGTCTTGAGTCATCCGAAATTGGGATGTTGCCTCGTTTACGAATAATTATCAGGTGCCCAAGACACCGCCACGGGTCGAGATCCTCTCATATGATACGATGATATCTCGATCACATGGTGTCGTAGCGCATCCATTAGGAAAGAGGCAAAATTCTACATCATAGTTTTTGTGACCTATGTGTAAGTTGAAGAGTTGCACGCTCGaggactcttcaaattttgattttgtttaatCATTTTTATATTAAAGGACTCACTTTGTGTTAAGGAATGTAAAGTCGATGTACAAAATCTGGGACATCCTACGATTACGGACAGTCAACCCTCATTCATCTTTGCttgatttgttttcctttttcataggaatgTAAATAGGCAATGACAGAGTACATCCACTAATTTAGGATCTAAATCAGTTTATGTAGTGTATATAAACTTCCTTTTTTTCAATGAATACATGTGGACAATTTTACCACTTCTCACtttgttcaaaattttaacAATTTATCAATAATAAACATTTTAAGAGTGAAGagtgttttctttctcttcaaagttggagagagagagaaagctacACAAAAATAGTGTAACAAGTTTGCTATTTTCCTTggacggtagagagagagagagctacacAAAAATAGCGTAACAAATTTGTTATTTCCTTTGGACAATATTTTGCTTATGTGAATGTTCAAATGtagtttggttttgattttgtaagCACTCCTTTGGAAATGCTCTTAcgtgagtaaaaaaaaaatcgcaatAATTTCATTCAACAATATGAACCAttcgccttttttttttttttgtagttgatGCATTTATCATCTATGCGAATCAAATAGATATGAACAAAGACTTGGTCGGACTCTTGGCGTCCATTTCTCTTGTGACAAAATTTGCTTCGTTCAGATGGATAAAGATGTCCAATCAACTGAAAATTTGCATGGATGCCAGATTCATCAAAGTCTATAATGAACGGGCACTAGACGACTGCTTGGGGCCTCCAGTTTTCAGCACAATTATAGGGCCTCAAAATATCgaaatatattaaatattatgtATGTGCAATATTGTACAAGTGGTAAGTTCTTTGCTCAGTCACCATAAGTTCGCAAGTTTGATTCCTACTCCTTCCATCTTTTTCACAAACAATTGTTCAagtcgtaaaaaaaaaaatgctttaaaACTGTTGCATTTAAGACTCACGCAATCTACCACTAAGCCAAGTGTAAATTTGGTTTCTTTTATCGAACAACTAATATATATAGAAAACACGAGAAgtcctattttttaatttctcctAGGGCCTCAAAAATCTGGACACGGGGGTTTTGCTGTGCCATGAGGCACAGTACCCCCtacccaaacccaaacggtaccgttttgtaggaaaaaaattcttaagCTTTCTTATTTGCAATCCTGTGGAGCAAAAACGTGATTATAAAAATtctagagataaaatttaattatgtctatttagaataatatgatcagaatgataagatcttcacactggttcaaacggattgaataTTGAAgcagttaattttttaactatatttttagtatataaaccgtctaaaaaaattaaaaaaattaattactccaatttttaatccgtttgaacaagtgcgaagatcttattattctggacatattattctaaaaagacgtaattaacttttgtctttaaagctctaataatcatgtttctgctccacaggatcctaaataaagagcaaatcgatacttaattatgagagttttggagacaaaagttaattatgatcctttagaataatatgttcagaataataagatatccgcacttgttcaaacggattaaaaattggagcacttaattttttagactattgatatattaaaaatacagttaaaaaattaactgcttcaattttcaatccgtttaaaccagtgtgaagatcttattattctaaagagacataattaaattttatttctagaGCTTTTATAATCACGTTTTTGCTCCATAGGATTACAAATatgaaacctaaattttttttccctccaaaacggTACTGTTTCGGGGTGTGGGTAGAGGGTACTGTGCCTCATGGCACAACAGAGCCCCGCGTCCCAAAAATCTCAATGCCGGGCAACGGTTCTAGTTATCAAATGAGATAGTGGTGAATCTTGAACTTGATATATTGCAACACATTTTGCATAGTTTAGGGTTTAAGAATGCAAATAACCCACCGAATTTTCATCAAAATGTAGAATTTTGTCGGTTGGCCTTCAATAGGAAACTTGACGTTGACTGACTGATAGTAATGGTGATGTCCCAATTCAGAACTCCGTCAAATGGTCAATTTCAACGGAGTTAAGTTCTCCCGGCAGTGGCGGAACTATATCCACTAGATTCCTACAATCCTATTCTTTTTCGTAAATCAGATATTCCTAGTCACACAATCTTCGAAAATATCATGCGATTCATGTTCGGATTGTGCTTGTACTTTTAATCTTTTTATTGCAGATTTTATTAGTACTAATTTACAATTTTTATGTTCCGTCTGACTTGTCCTCAAATTCTCGGTCACGCATTCGTACGCACTAGACAAATTATGTGACTTTAGCCTCtacctttccctttccctttctcaTATCTAAAATTATCCATTACTCACTGTCGGTTTCGTATAATATTCTTAAAGCAAATATGTTTACATATATGCatggcgagagagagagagagagagagagagtaaacaaGGGGGTTTAAGCAGCAGCAGAGGCTGTGTCATAAATGGGAAACAACCACGGATGTTTCAGGAAACGAAACCGTTATGCCCCTACTAACGGCTCTAACCCTCATCCTGAAATTCGTCCCTCCTATAAAAAGGGTTCCTCGTCATTGCCCAATCCGGACATggcctcctcttcctcctccttgaAACTGCCTTACCCTCACGCCGACTCCTCCTTGCGAGCTCTCGCCGCCCAGGCCGAGGGGTTCGGCCGCTGCGCCATCGGCGGCCTCCATGGATCCCTCTTTCATGTCACCACTCTAGCAggtcccatctctctctctctctccctctcaacaTGTCTATGTGCAAATTGGGATGTCAGTTTTTCTTTGCTGTGATGCCCTCATGCTTTGGATCCTTTTAACGGTTGTATAGTTCTTTCGATGTTTAATAGTAGTAAATtcttttttgccgataaaaaaacaTGTCTATGTGCAAATTGTCATGTACCACCTATATTGTTTATCCGTGTTCATAAGTTGGTGTTTAAGTCGCGTTCTTGATTGGATAGAAAAATGATGGATTTTCATGTGTTTAATTGCTGGAATTTTCAATCTTTTTACATGGGGGGATAAGAATTGAGAATTTATGAGAATTGctgaaaaaaaatgatgaaagtgCGTTTCTTTTTCGACCTTAGTGACTTACAAACAAGAATGTGGAGGTTTGACTCCCTTCTTCAGCAACTCTATAGTCACAAGTCCCCGCAGGTAAAGTGTGTGAAACGATTGTGAGAGAGAGGCAGTAGGGATTTGTTTGAGGTGTGCACTTGCTTGTCCGGGAAACTTGCATTTTCGaagaaatatataaatatacgaATCACAATGTTCAATGGCCCCAAAAGCATACGCAAACACATACATGCACACACGAATGCATACGTAGCCGCAGAGAAATATTAATGCACATACAATGAGCATTCTTCACATAAATGTTATTGAGGGATTTTTTTGGGTGAGGATCAAAATATCAGGGGGTTTTGTGCTGTTTGGTATTGT
It encodes:
- the LOC131327033 gene encoding ankyrin repeat-containing protein ITN1-like, encoding MTSVIDEEGGERDLEMGLTSTPSPSPRAVQAPALVISTSGKRMDQSNSGNSLLISNSGKRMDQSNSGKSLVISNSGKRMDQSNSEKSLVISNSGKRMDQPNSARKKYVKQVTGRFNDTELHLAAQRGDVAAVKQILGEIDEQMVRTLSGAEFDAEVAEIRSAIVNEVNELGETAVFTAAEKGHVEVVKVLLPYTTKEGIVAKNRSGFDALHIAASKGHQAIVQILLDHDPDLSKTVAQSNATPLVSAASRGHINVVNELLSKDSSLLEISRSNGKNALHLAARQGHVDIVKTLLDKDPQLARRTDKKGQTALHMAVKGISCEVVKLLLQADAAIVMLPDKFGNTALHVATRKKRSEIVNELLLLRDTNVNALTRDHKTALDIAEGLPLSEQIAEIKDCLYRFGAIRANELNQPRDELRKTVTEIQNDVHTQLEQARKTNKNMTGIAKELRKLHRAGINNATNSVTVVAVLFATVAFAAIFTVPGGDNDQGIAVMVGTVSFKIFFIFNAVALFTSLAVVLVQITVVRGEIKSERRVVEVINKLMWLASVCTSVAFIASSYIVVGRHHKWGAIFVTVVGGVIMGGILGAMTYYVVKSKRTRKVRKREKFSRSGTNSWRHSDYSDTEVNPIYAL